Proteins co-encoded in one Kribbella solani genomic window:
- a CDS encoding EamA family transporter — MGRLFCLFSAAAFGVMAVFGKLAYDAGVSVDALLLVRFGVAGALLLTIALARGALRGLPRRAVLTGIGMGAIGYAAQSALYFSALARIDASLVALILYLYPILVMGTAILLRRETASRRRVLALATALLGIGLVLSGALGARFDLQGVLLALGAPIVYTAYILVGDSLKLPPLALTALVCTGAFGTYVLLSFVRGGTSFGFAPIGWVWLLGVALISTVAAILLFFAGMARVGPSVTSILSIFEPVVTVVAATVVFGEHLTGPQWLGGALVLSAVLIVSVRTTAATRRRASGGSPTPPRRTPQPAVPSRSGPAGDY, encoded by the coding sequence GTGGGACGCCTCTTCTGTCTGTTCTCCGCCGCCGCCTTCGGGGTGATGGCCGTCTTCGGCAAACTCGCGTACGACGCGGGGGTGTCGGTCGACGCGCTGTTACTCGTCCGCTTCGGCGTGGCCGGCGCGCTCCTCCTGACAATCGCGCTGGCCCGCGGCGCCCTGCGCGGTCTGCCCCGCCGGGCAGTACTCACCGGCATCGGCATGGGCGCGATCGGGTACGCCGCCCAGTCCGCGCTGTACTTCTCCGCCCTCGCCCGAATCGACGCTTCACTCGTCGCACTGATCCTGTACCTGTACCCGATCCTCGTCATGGGTACGGCTATCCTGCTCCGCCGCGAGACCGCGTCACGCCGCCGAGTGCTCGCGCTGGCGACCGCGTTGCTCGGCATCGGTCTCGTACTCAGCGGAGCGCTCGGCGCGCGATTCGACTTGCAGGGCGTACTTTTGGCGTTGGGTGCACCAATCGTTTACACCGCGTACATCCTCGTCGGCGATTCACTCAAGCTGCCGCCGCTGGCCCTCACCGCATTGGTCTGCACCGGCGCGTTCGGGACGTACGTACTGCTGAGTTTCGTCCGTGGTGGCACCAGTTTCGGCTTCGCGCCGATCGGCTGGGTGTGGCTGCTCGGGGTGGCGTTGATCAGTACGGTCGCCGCGATCCTGTTGTTTTTCGCCGGGATGGCCCGGGTCGGACCGTCCGTCACCTCGATCCTGTCGATCTTCGAACCGGTGGTGACGGTGGTCGCCGCGACCGTGGTGTTCGGCGAGCACCTCACCGGGCCGCAATGGCTCGGTGGGGCGCTTGTCCTGTCCGCCGTCCTGATCGTGTCGGTCAGGACGACGGCTGCCACTCGTCGTCGCGCATCCGGAGGATCGCCCACCCCACCGCGGCGAACCCCACAGCCTGCAGTCCCCAGCCGATCAGGTCCAGCAGGTGACTACTGA
- a CDS encoding NADPH-dependent FMN reductase, with protein MMRLAVIIGSTRRGRFGPTVAHWLAHQAAKQFDVDLVDLATAGLPATLPDTDDEVPRSVELLAPRLAAADAFAVVTPEINSSFPAALKTALDWYYEEWHAKPVAIISYGREGGGCLATAQLRQIFTELQAVTIRNTVTLPCYWEQFTADGGWPKPSAGYEAEAKVMLDQLVWWAAALQDARTRRPYRP; from the coding sequence ATGATGCGACTGGCAGTGATCATCGGCAGCACCCGGCGTGGCCGGTTCGGCCCGACAGTGGCGCACTGGCTCGCACACCAGGCCGCGAAGCAGTTCGACGTCGACCTGGTCGACCTGGCCACGGCAGGCCTCCCGGCCACCCTGCCCGACACCGACGACGAGGTGCCCCGCAGCGTCGAGCTACTTGCACCGAGGCTGGCGGCGGCGGACGCGTTCGCCGTGGTCACACCGGAGATCAACAGCAGCTTCCCGGCAGCGCTCAAGACCGCACTGGACTGGTACTACGAGGAGTGGCACGCCAAGCCGGTCGCGATCATCAGCTACGGCCGGGAAGGCGGCGGCTGCCTGGCCACCGCCCAGCTGCGCCAGATCTTCACCGAGCTCCAGGCCGTCACCATCCGGAACACCGTGACCCTGCCCTGCTACTGGGAGCAGTTCACCGCCGACGGCGGCTGGCCCAAACCGTCCGCCGGGTACGAGGCGGAAGCCAAAGTCATGCTCGACCAGCTCGTCTGGTGGGCGGCAGCACTACAGGACGCCCGCACCCGGCGCCCGTACCGACCTTGA
- a CDS encoding FAD-binding oxidoreductase, with protein sequence MSAIESLRERVRGQVLTVGDEGYDVARHVNNAMHDKRPQVIIRCENAGDVMAGIDYARQHELELAVRGGGHSVPGFGTVDDGLVIDLSGMRFVRVDPTTRTARAGGGATWGDFNAATHAFGLATTGGIISTTGVGGLTLGGGIGYLARGLGLSCDNLVSADVVTADGKFVIASEKEHEDLFWALRGGGGNFGVATALEFRLAPLSMVYGGPMFFELSDATAVLTGFRELIKDAPEQLGGFPAFQIAPPLPFIPENRHGEPFVAIVGCWAGDLDAGEAQLSKFREFAPVVAEMIGPMPYPAINCAFDALVPPGLQHYWKANFVTELTDDAIQAHLRHAPGLPAVNSTVHIYPISGACHRVTADGTAFAYRDANFATVIAGMWPDPADNESAISWVRSYYDDIAPHSEAGGYINFMAGDDQGRIRDNYRQNYDRLAEVKRRYDPDNLFHLNQNIVP encoded by the coding sequence ATGAGCGCGATCGAGAGCCTCCGGGAACGGGTCCGGGGTCAGGTTCTGACGGTGGGTGACGAGGGGTACGACGTGGCGCGCCACGTCAACAACGCGATGCACGACAAGCGGCCGCAGGTGATCATCCGGTGCGAGAACGCCGGTGACGTGATGGCCGGGATCGACTACGCGCGGCAGCACGAGCTGGAGCTTGCGGTCCGTGGTGGCGGGCACAGCGTGCCCGGGTTCGGCACCGTCGACGACGGTCTGGTGATCGACCTGAGCGGGATGCGGTTCGTCCGCGTCGATCCGACCACCCGGACGGCACGGGCCGGCGGCGGCGCGACCTGGGGCGACTTCAACGCGGCGACGCATGCCTTCGGGCTGGCGACGACCGGCGGGATCATTTCGACCACCGGTGTCGGTGGGCTGACGCTGGGCGGCGGGATCGGCTACCTGGCCCGCGGGCTCGGGCTGTCCTGCGACAACCTGGTCTCCGCGGACGTGGTGACCGCGGACGGGAAGTTCGTGATCGCGAGCGAGAAGGAGCACGAGGACCTGTTCTGGGCCTTGCGCGGTGGCGGCGGCAACTTCGGCGTGGCGACCGCGCTGGAATTCCGGCTGGCGCCGTTGTCGATGGTGTACGGCGGGCCGATGTTCTTCGAGTTGTCCGACGCGACCGCCGTACTCACCGGGTTCCGGGAGTTGATCAAGGACGCGCCGGAGCAACTCGGCGGTTTCCCGGCGTTCCAGATCGCGCCGCCGCTGCCGTTCATTCCGGAGAATCGGCACGGTGAACCGTTCGTGGCGATCGTCGGTTGCTGGGCCGGTGATCTGGACGCGGGCGAGGCACAGCTGTCGAAGTTCCGGGAGTTCGCGCCGGTGGTCGCGGAGATGATCGGCCCGATGCCGTACCCGGCGATCAACTGTGCGTTCGACGCGCTCGTACCGCCTGGGCTGCAGCACTACTGGAAGGCGAACTTCGTCACCGAGCTGACCGACGACGCGATCCAGGCGCATCTGCGGCACGCGCCCGGCCTGCCGGCGGTGAACTCGACCGTGCACATCTACCCGATCAGCGGCGCCTGCCACCGGGTCACCGCCGACGGCACCGCGTTCGCGTACCGGGACGCGAACTTCGCGACCGTGATCGCCGGCATGTGGCCGGATCCGGCCGACAACGAGTCGGCGATCTCGTGGGTACGGTCGTACTACGACGACATCGCGCCGCACTCCGAGGCCGGTGGCTACATCAACTTCATGGCCGGTGACGATCAGGGCCGGATCCGGGACAACTACCGGCAGAACTACGACCGGCTGGCGGAGGTCAAGCGCCGGTACGACCCGGACAACCTGTTCCACCTGAACCAGAACATCGTGCCTTAG
- a CDS encoding dihydrofolate reductase family protein — protein MRKLIESTFMTLNGAIDAPQNWSPPYWDDEHMAYNAALMEGVEAQVLGRVTYEGFADAWLSRAGDPFADQFNAMPKYVATRTLTEFKWNAQPLEGDAAEAVRKLKASDGGDLIKYGTGEFSKTLLEHKLVDEYHFWIFPVLADGETMLQGSGIEPTHLELLGTTTFKSGIVVHKLAPKA, from the coding sequence ATGAGGAAGCTGATCGAGTCCACCTTCATGACCCTGAACGGCGCCATCGACGCACCGCAGAACTGGAGCCCGCCGTACTGGGACGACGAGCACATGGCCTACAACGCCGCCCTGATGGAGGGCGTCGAGGCACAGGTACTCGGCCGGGTCACCTACGAGGGATTCGCCGACGCCTGGCTTTCCCGCGCCGGTGACCCGTTCGCCGACCAGTTCAACGCGATGCCCAAGTACGTCGCCACTCGTACGCTCACCGAGTTCAAGTGGAACGCGCAGCCGCTCGAAGGCGACGCGGCCGAGGCGGTCCGGAAGCTCAAGGCGTCCGACGGCGGCGACCTGATCAAGTACGGCACCGGCGAGTTCTCCAAGACGCTGCTGGAGCACAAGCTGGTCGACGAGTACCACTTCTGGATCTTTCCGGTACTCGCCGACGGCGAGACCATGCTGCAGGGTTCCGGCATCGAACCGACCCACCTCGAGCTGCTCGGAACGACGACGTTCAAGTCCGGCATCGTCGTGCACAAGCTCGCGCCGAAGGCATGA
- a CDS encoding LysR substrate-binding domain-containing protein yields the protein MIDLHRLRLLREVHGRGTVHGAARALGYSPSAISQQLAVLEREAGTRLLERVGRNVRLTAAGEVLVRHASVLLEGVEAAEAELAAVAAGRVAGVVRIASFQSAFIRVVAPAIRRLAGTHPEIRVEASELEVEQAAPALRLQQLDVMVGDEYDGQPRAVHADLRREQLLREQIRIVLPADHPEATAERVPLVNLRELAWAACQPGTGHREMTVRVCRELGGFEPDVRYSSDDFLILLELVRTTGAVALLPDLVIGAGGERASGAKQVRHEPGIAVRRPAEGEVARGVFLLTRRTRTPAVAAVADALTAAARPAPPEPTP from the coding sequence GTGATTGATCTGCATCGGTTGCGGTTGCTTCGGGAAGTGCACGGGCGTGGGACCGTGCATGGCGCGGCGCGGGCGCTCGGGTACTCGCCGAGTGCGATCTCGCAGCAGTTGGCCGTTCTCGAGCGGGAGGCTGGTACGCGGCTGCTGGAACGCGTTGGCCGGAATGTGCGGCTGACGGCGGCCGGTGAGGTGCTGGTACGGCATGCGAGCGTGCTCTTGGAGGGGGTTGAGGCGGCCGAGGCGGAGCTTGCCGCGGTGGCGGCGGGGCGGGTGGCGGGGGTGGTGCGGATCGCGTCGTTCCAGTCGGCGTTCATTCGGGTGGTCGCGCCGGCGATTCGTAGGTTGGCCGGTACGCATCCGGAGATCCGGGTCGAGGCGTCGGAGCTGGAGGTCGAGCAGGCGGCGCCGGCGTTGCGGTTGCAGCAGCTGGACGTGATGGTCGGCGACGAGTACGACGGGCAGCCGCGTGCTGTTCATGCGGATCTGCGGCGGGAACAACTGCTTCGGGAACAGATTCGGATCGTGCTGCCTGCGGATCATCCGGAGGCGACGGCGGAGCGGGTGCCGCTCGTGAACCTGCGTGAGCTTGCTTGGGCCGCGTGTCAGCCGGGGACGGGGCATCGTGAGATGACCGTGCGGGTGTGCCGGGAGCTCGGTGGTTTCGAGCCGGACGTGCGGTACAGCTCGGACGACTTCCTGATCCTGCTGGAGCTGGTGCGTACGACCGGCGCCGTTGCGCTGCTGCCGGATCTCGTTATCGGTGCCGGTGGTGAACGCGCGTCCGGGGCCAAGCAGGTGCGGCACGAGCCGGGCATCGCCGTACGCCGGCCGGCCGAAGGGGAGGTCGCCAGAGGAGTGTTCCTGCTGACCCGCCGAACCCGAACCCCAGCCGTCGCCGCGGTAGCCGACGCCCTGACCGCGGCCGCCCGGCCCGCACCACCAGAGCCGACGCCTTAA